In Paenibacillus sonchi, the genomic stretch GATACAGACCGCCAGTACAATGAGCAGATTGCGCTTCATCCGGGAACGGCGGCCTTTGCGCGATACTTTGCGAATCGGGGATGAACCTCTTTGATAGACATACCAATCCATTTTTTATTTCCTCCTGAATTCTCCGTGATGGAACAATTCGGCACGATGCTTCAAGGAAAGGGAGAAATAAGGAAAAGCATGAGCATCTATGCTGCGAAGAATACTGCTTGCTGTAGCCCAGGCCAAATTATAGTCACTGTCCGTAATATCCTCACGTTCCAGGGCTTCCTCCAGCTCGTCCTCATCCAGCAGAAATACCTCTCCATTCCACAGCACCACAACATCCAGATACAGATCATCGAACCAGGGCACGCCTTGGTCGGTGACCCCTTGAACCTTGCAGGTGTCAATGTACCACTGCACGATGTTTTGCCGCTCGTCGAACATTGCCGTCACAATATAGTGGCTGTCTTTGGGAAAATACTGCAGCCATGAGTACCCTTTGTCCGCTATGCGGTATGTATGCCTGCCGTAGCTCTTCCACAGCGGTTCCTTCAGCCCATAAATGGTATACAGGGTGATGTATCCGCTGAATTCCCGGCTCTCCACATAGCGGCAGGCAAAATGGCGGCGCGTAATCCGGCGCCAGTTGGCCCGGTCTCCGAATTTACGTTTCATATGAATGACCCTCTCAAGAAATGGTGTATTCAGCTTAACACATTTGCCAGATACACTCAAAACATCCCTTGCAAATTGCGGCAGATGATGCTCTTGAAAAAGGCAAAGAAAAAGCCCCGCCAGCCGAAGTCTCCGCAACATCCAGGAGAATCACAGCTGCCGGGGCAGGTGGATTTCATTTGTTTAGTTTGGGATTCAACTACTGTGTAACATTGCCTTCATCCACGAAACCCGCGGAAGGATCAGTGACGGGATCTGTAGCCCCCTCAGTACCCGCGTTGCCGCTGCCTGCACCGGTCGTGACAGCCGGATCAGTAGGCGGAATAGTTGCCGGAGGAGGTGTCGGTGAGGCTTCAGGAGTACCGGAAGGAAACTCTCCGCCGCTGCCGTTATCACCAGGGTTGCCGTTGCCAGGGTTGCCATTTCCTTGATTCCCGTTGCCCTGGCTGCCATTTCCTTGATTTCCGTTCTCCCCGCCGTTTCCATTCCCGTTGCCATTCCCGTTGTTTCCATCCGGATTTCCATTATTTTGCCCGTTTCCATTATTGCCGCCATTACCCGTTCCGTCGGTTGGAAGATTCGGATCAATCGTTGCCTCCGGCTCCTGTGTCGGTTGTTCGTCCTGCACCTCAACCGTGACGGTTGCAGAAGGCTCGCTTTCCACATCCAATGCCGGATAATAAGCCGTGACATAATATTCATAGGTCAAGCCAGGCATTGCACTGATATCCCCGACATTTGCGGAAACGGTATTCAGAAGCGGGCTGAACTCTGCTTCCGAGGTTTCGCGGCGGTAGATCCGGTATTCCACTCCTTTTGCAGAGGCAGGCTCCCAGCTCAGGTTGACGGTCATGGTTGAAGCATCATAGGCTGCATTCAGACCGCTGACTGGCTCCGCTGCTTCCGGTGTAGCCGTCGGTTCCGGCTGGTCAGTACCTTCCGGCTGCGGGAATGACTTCTCCGGAACGCCTTCCAGGGCTTCCTCCATGACCTTGCCCCAGAATGCCGCTGCGAGCGGACTGCTGTTCTTGAGCAAATGTTTTTTGTTTGGCTTGTCATAGCCCATCCAGACCGCAGCCGTCCATTCCGGCGTATAGCCGACAAACCAGACGTCCCGGTTCGAGCTGATGCCATCGTATCCGCTTTGCGTGGTGCCGGTTTTACCGGCTACCGGACGGTCAATTTTTGCTTTTCTACCTGTGCCGTCTTCTACGACCTTCTGCATCATCTCTGTCATCTGGTAAGCCGTATTCTCGCTCATGACGCGTTCCGGTTTGGTATTTGCCTTGTAGACGGTATCTCCGTCGCTATTGGTTATCGATTTGATCGAATAGGCCTCGCGCAATTCACCGCCATTGGCAAAGGCACTGTAGGCTTGAGCCATTTCCAGAGTATTCGTACCTTCACTCATCCCGCCAAGTGCCAGCGAGAGGTTTTTGTCCTCGTCCTTCAGTTTGATCCCGAGCTTTTTGGCGAACTGGAAGCCGGTATTGACCCCAATTTCATTCAGCAGCCATACAGCCGGGATGTTCTCCGACTTCGTCAAGGCCGCCGCCATGCTGATGGTTTTCGAATAGCCGTGCAGGTTGTTTGGACAGTAAGTGCCGAAGCATTGCTTTTCGTTGCTAAGCACGGAATTATTGGTGAATTTTCCGGATTCGAGCGCAGGTGCGTAAGCAACCAGCGGTTTGAAGGATGAACCCGGTGAGCGTCTGCTGCCGTCCACGCGGCTGTAGCCTTTTTTCTCATAATTCCGTCCGCCAAGGAGGGCCACGATGCTGCCGTTCTCCTGGTTGATTATCGTCATCGAGCCCTGCACCAGCTCATCGTCGGCGCTCTTCTCAAAGTTATCGCTGTCGGCAAAAGCTTTCTCCACCGTCTCCTGGGCATGTGCGTCCATGGTCGTATAGATTTTGTATCCGCCGATATTCAGATCGTCCTCGGTCAATCCGAACTTGTCTTCCGCTTCATCAACTGCATAATCAATAAAGGCCTGGTAACGCTGTTTGCTTTCCGGCGGCTTGTAGTTGTAGTTCACCACTTTGGCCTCGTCCATCTGATCCTTGGTAATGTAGCCCTGCTCATACATCAGCTGGAGCACCACACCGCGCCGTTCCTTCGAAAGCTCAGGATTGCGCAGCGGGTTGTAGCGGGATGGCCCCTTAGGCATTGCAGCAAGCGTGGCCATCTGCCAAATCTTGAGTTCGTTCAGATTACTTTGACCAAAATACCGGATGGATGCCGCCTTGATCCCGTAAATGGTGCCGCCGAAGTTGATGCGGTTCAAATACATCGTAATAATTTCGTCTTTGGTTTTCTCGTTCTCCAGAGCGACGGCAATGGACACTTCGGTCGCTTTACGGAAGAAGGTCTTATCCCTTGTGAGGAAGATGTTTTTGGCCAGCTGCTGGGTAATCGTACTTCCGCCTTCGACCATGCTCCGCGCTGCAATATCCTTCACAGCCGCCCGGCCGATTGACCATAAATCAACACCGCTGTGTTCAAAGAAGCGTTTGTCCTCTGTAGCGACAAATGCGTCGATCAGCAGTTTCGGAATATCCTTATGCTCCACCGGCTCGCTCTTCTCCAGCGCCAGCTCGCCGATCAGCTTCGCATTCCGGTCGTAAATCTTCGTGGTAGGGTTAATCGTAAGTTTTCCCTCGTTCGCATCCAGCAGCTTCTGGCCGTTCAGCATGATGAACAGATACCCGCCCAGCGCGCAAAAAATCGCCAGCGCCGTGGAAAAAAACAGCGTCCACAGCACACGTCTCTTGGTTAAAAATTTCTTCTTTTTCTTGGACTTCCCTTTGGAATTAGAATTAGAATTTGAACTCGAACTTGATGACTGCCCTCTGTTTCTATTGCGGTTCGTCCTGGATATATCGTCTCTGGACATGGTGCCTCCTGACTCCCTTTCGGAACGTTCATGATATTGAGTGCACGAATGAAAAGAACAACCTTCACAGGTTGCTCTCTCGCACTCTCTATTCAAACGATTTATAAGCAAAAAGGTTTCGCTTTAAGACTGTAAATCTTATTCTTCGCTTCCACTGTCCTGCATCAGCGATACGCTGCGCTGCGGTGTAAAGGTGGAAATCGCATGCTTGTACACCATCTGCTGGCGGCCGTCACTGTCGATGACAATAGTGAAGTTGTCGAAGGCTTTGATGATTCCCCGGATTTGAAAGCCGTTGGTCAGATATACTGTAGCAGGGATATTCTCTTTGCGCAGTTGATTCAAGAACGTATCTTGGATGTTAATGGACTTGTTCATATGACGTACCCCCAATGGTTCAATTAGATTGTTCAGAAGTATATTCAAGACCTGAGAGAAACTTTCCTGCTATTATAGCACGGATTTTTTCAAAATTCTCTGAAAAGTTTTGGCTCTCATCGACGTTGATCCACTGAATCTCCTTCATGTGGCGAAACCATGACAACTGTCTTTTGGCGAATCGGCGGGTATCGCGTTTGAGAAGCGTCACAGCCTCGTCCAGCGTCATTTCTCCCGCGAGGTAAGCGGCAATTTCCTTGTAGCCCAGTCCCTGCATGGACACAAGGCTTCTGCTGTAGCCGCGTTGCAGCAGTCCTTCCACCTCTGCGACGAGTCCGTCCGCCAGCATCTGGTCAATTCGGTCTTCAATACGTTTATATAGTATTTTCCGGTCCATTGTCAAACCAATCAGGCAGAGTTCATAGGGAGATTCCTTTTTCTGGTCTGCATGGGATGCCGAAAGAGTTACCTTGGTCTGATGATGAATTTCCAGCGCACGGATGATCCGGCGGCGGTCATTGGGGTGAAGTCTGGCTGCGCTCTCCGGGTCTACTTCAGCCAGCCTGGCATGCAGCGCCTCAGCTCCATGGGCCTCTGCATAAGCGTCCTGCTCGCTGCGGAAGGCTTCATCCGCTACAGCCTCCGAGAAGCGGAAACCGTAGCACAGGGACTCAATATAGAGCCCGGTTCCGCCGACGATAAAAGGAAGCTTGCCTTTGCGGCTGATCTCTTCGATCAGCTTCGTCCCCTGCTCCTGAAATTCAGCAGCGGAATAAGCATCCCGGGGATCATGGATATCGATCAGATGATGGGGGATTCCCAGCATTTCCTCTGGTTTGATTTTGGCTGTCCCGATGTCCATCCCCCGGTACACCTGCATCGAGTCGCCAGAAATAATCTCTGCGTCATAGGCCTCAGCCAATTCAAGGCTTAACCTGGTTTTGCCAACAGCAGTCGGGCCAAGCAGCACCAGAACCCTGCGTCTTGTCTCAGTTGTCAATGGATATCACCCCGTACGATGTTTTGGCGCTGGCCCGCAGCAGCTCGGTAAAACCAAGCCGGGAGAATTCGCCGCTTAAGGCTTTTTCTTTCAAAAGCACGGTTTTGCGGGCGACCCGGACAGCCTCGGCGACACTCTCCGCCCTCAAGGCAGCGGCATTTGCGAACTGGCGCAGCGGCGATATTGCTGCCGAATCCGTCAAAGGCACACGGAACATGGGATCAAAATAGACAATATCTATACTGTTGTCCGGCTGCTCCCGCAGGTAAGCAAGATGGTCGCTGTGCACCACACGCACGCGGCGCAGGGCCTCATTCACCTTCTCCTGTCCCGAGATATAGTGGCTCATGCCTTCAAGCAGGAGCGCACAGAGCGGCAGGGAGCTCTCCAGCGCAGTAACGGTGGATGCCTCTCCGCCGTACACTGCAAACAGCAGGGAATCGCTGCCAAGCCCTGCCGTGCAGTCCAGCACACTGTCGCCAGGGACCATGCGGGCGGCCTCCAGCATCGGGTCCGGCTCCCCGCGGATAATCCGTTTGGCCCGGACAAAACCCATGCTGGGGTGAAATTCCATCGGCGGCATGCCCGGTGTAATCAGCCGCACTGACTCTTGCAGCACGACCAGGATCTCCCCGTCTTTGTAGCGTTCCGCCATTTTGGACATGGACAATCTGCCTCTTGGCGCATACATAGTACCGGTTCGCTCTGCAAGGCTTTTGGCCCGCATTTCGATGGCCGGGATCGGGTCAAAGCCCGTTGTTATAATCATGTTGCCTCCGTTCCTGCTCACAACAAATGCAGATAGATCAATTACATTACACGCTTGAACAGCTTCTCCAAATCGTAGGAGGAAAAGGATACTACAATCGGCCGTCCATGCGGGCAGGTATACGGCTGACGGCAGGCTGCGAGCCGTGAGAGCAACGACTCCACCTCATGCTCCGTCAGCTTCTGGTTAGCTTTGATCGAAGCCTTGCAGGAGCAGAGTATCGATGATTTCTCGCGCAGCTTAGCAAGGTCAATCGACCGCTCGCTGAGGACCCATTCCGCCATCTCTTCAATCACGGCTTTCTCGTCCCCCTCCGGGAACCAGTAGGGCAGGGAACGGACCAGGAAGGTCTGTCCCCCGAAATGTTCAAGATACACCCCCGCCTGCTGGAACCAGTGCAGCCGCTCGCTGAGCTGTTTGCTCTCCGACGGCGTGAACTCCAGTGTAATCGGCAGCAGCAGCTCCTGCGAAGCGTCCTCGGGGCGTCCGAATTTCTCATAATAGTACTCGTAATTCACCCGTTCATGCGCCGCATGCTGGTCAATCAGATACAGCCCGCTGTCATTCTGGGCAATAATATATGTTCCGTGATGCTGGCCGATATAGTTCAGCTCCGGAAACTGCGGCAGCCCGGCATCCTCTGTGCCGGGGGAGCATACAGCTCCTCCGCCGAGGGCATCTGCCCCTTTGCGGGATTCACCGGCGGGAATTGGCGGTAGCTTTCGCTGCCCGCCCCTTCCCGACGCTGAGCAGCGGCCTGCGGAGCGCTGCCGCTGTATGCAGCCGCCCGCTCCCGCGACTGGGAGCTCAGGCCGGAGCTGCTGCTATACGGCGCAGCCCCGGCTGCGGCTGCGCCAAACAGCGGCGCGTCATTGCCGCCGCTGCGGCCCCCATCCAGGGGCGGCAGCGGCAGGCCGCCGAGCGCCCCCGGGGAACGGAGCGGCTCGCTGCCGCCCGCTCCGCTTACAGGCACAGCACCTCCGGGCGCTGGAGCTTGCCCGGTCCGCGGATAGCCGGGCTCTGCGGCGCTCCGGCCCAAGGCCTCTTCCTGAGGCGGAGGCGGAACCGCGCCCTTGGGAAAAGCAAACTGCTCCTGGATAAAGGAGCTGCTGCCCTTGGCGCCAATGATTTCTTTGCTTGGCCGGGGAATAAGGCTCTGTCCCAGCAGCACCTTGCGGATTTCCTGCTCTACGAAGGCATAGAGCTCCGCCTCCTTGCTGAAGCGGACCTCCAGCTTCGCAGGATGAACATTGACGTCGACAAGGGACGGGTGCATCTCCAGCTGCAGAACCAGCAGCGGGTAGCGGTTGATCGGCAGGAGCGTATGATAGGCCCGCATAATCGCTGCATTCAGCCCGTTGCTGCGGATGTAGCGCCCCCAACAATCGTAGTGACCGCATTGCGGTTCGAACGGGTCCACTCCGGGCGGCTGACATAGCCGGAAATCCGGTAATCCGGGTCTTCCGCAGCAAGCGGCAGCATCGCCTTGGCCGCAGAGGTGCCGTACACGGCGGCAATGACCTGCAGCAGGTCACCGTTTCCAAGCGTATGCAGCAGCTGATTGCCGTTATGATGCAGCGTGAAGGAGATGGACGGGTGCGCCAGCGCCACGCGGTACATGGTGTCGGAAATATGCCCCAGCTCCGTTTGTACGCTTTTCATATATTTCAGCCTTGCCGGAGTATTATAAAATAATTCCCTTACCGCAAGATCACTGCCCTTGCCCGATGGCTCGTCCTCATTGCGGATCAGCTTGCCTCCTTCGATGTCCAGAGCCCTGCCCTTGCCGTCCTCATTGCTTGAAGTAAGCAGGGACAGCTTCGACACGGAAGCGATACTGGGCAGGGCTTCCCCGCGAAATCCGAGGGAGGTGATTTGAAACAAATCCCTGCCGTTCAGGATTTTGCTTGTTGCATGACGGTAGAAAGCCGTTTCGCAATCCTCGGGATCAATACCCGAGCCGTTGTCCTTCACCCGGATGCTTTGCAGCCCGCCTTCCTCTACAGACACTTCAATGCGGGTGCTTCCGGCGTCGATGGCGTTCTCCACAAGCTCCTTAACGACCGAAGCGGGCCGCTCCACCACTTCCCCCGCAGCAATCTGGTTGGCAATATGCTCATCAAGCACATGAATTTTGGCCATATTCATTTCACCTCGCGATTAAGCTGTTATAAATCTCTTTTGTATCACCCAGCGATACCTGATAACTGCATTTTCAGCAATTAAAAGGATGCTTAAACTGATATTTTCAGTTATAAATGTACTCGATGCAGTTAAAATTGGTGGAAAACCTTTTTTACGCAATAACTTTCTAAATTAATTGCACGGATTGCAACTAAACGGGTCTCAGCGCAAAAAAAGCACCTTTTAGTTGTATGAAATACAGTTAGAATCTCTGAGAAACGTAAAGTGAACACGCAAGTATTCACTTAAGCGAACACGCAGCCCTATAGCTCCTTCGCCTTCATCTTCAACTCGTTCAGCAGGCCCATCGCCTGCAGCGGCGTCATATTCATGAGGTCTGCGCTCTGAACGGCAGAGATCAGCTCTTTAACCAGCGGATTCTCCTTGACCGCCGGAGCGGCTGCCCCGCCCTTGCGGTTCTTGCGCGGCTCTTCCTCGCCAAAAATGGAGAGCTGAACAACCTCATTGTCCTCCTCCGCTGCGGAAGAGGCAAGCGAAACGGCCGTTTCTAACCGGACAGCCGCCAAGGAAGCATCGGACGAACCGCCGCCTGAATGTACTGACCCGCTGCGTGTGGAGGCATAGGCTTGGCCTCCGGCGGCCGGGCCTTCTCCGGAATTCGGCGGCACAGCGAGTTCCTGCTTCTCCTGAATACCCTGTCCGGTATGTTCAGTATAGCCTGAGCCATAATTGAGCGACACCGTTCCCGGAGGGGCTGCCTGCTCAATACTCTGAAGCAGTCCGTACGCCCGGTCAATAATGCCTTCGGGAAGGCCTGCCAGACGGGCGCAATAAATCCCGTAGCTGCTGTCTGCCGCTCCCGGCACGAGCTTGCGCAGAAAGTTGACTTTGTCGCCGCTTTCCTGTACTGCCATCGAGTAGTTGCGCAGTCCCTGGAGGCTCTGCTCCAGATGGGCCAGCTCATGAAAATGCGTCGAGACCAAGGCCTTGCAGGCGATGGTGTCATGCACATATTCAATCACCGCCTGGGCAATCGCCATCCCTTCGCTTGTTGATGTGCCCCGGCCCAGCTCGTCGATGATGATCAGACTGCGTGCCGTTGCTTTTTCGGTCATGACCTGGATATCCGCCATCTCCACCATAAAGGTGCTCTGTCCGCCGATCAGATCATCCGCAGCACCGATCCGCGTAAAGATGCGGTCGATCAGCGGAACCTCCGCACTGCCTGCCGGAACAAAGCAGCCAATCTGGGCCAGGATGCAGATGAGGGCAACCTGGCGCATGTAAGTGCTTTTTCCCGCCATGTTCGGGCCGGTGATCAGAAGTATATTGCCTTCATCCTTGCTGAGCGTGCTGCCGTTGGCAATAAAAGCCGCATCCTTCAGCACCGCCTCCACTACCGGATGGCGCCCGCCCGTAATCCGCAGATCATAGCCGTCCGTCAGCTTGGGCTTCACAAAGCGGTGTTCGGCGCTGACCGCCGCCAGGCACTGGTACACATCGATCTCGGCCACCTTTTCGGCTAATGCCTGAAGCCGGGGGATCTGCGCACTGATCCGGTCACGCAGCTCGATAAAAAGGCTGTATTCCAGATCGGTCATCTTGTCCTGTGCTTCCAGGATCAAGGCTTCTTTCTCTTTCAGCTCCGGTGTAACGAAACGCTCGGTGTTCGCCAGCGTCTGCTTGCGCTCATATCTTCCTTCCGGCAGGGAAGACAGGTTGGAGCGGGTGATTTCAATATAATAGCCGAAGATTTTGTTATAGCCGATCTTCAGGGATTTGATCCCAGTGGCCTGGCGCTCCTTGGCCTCCAGCTCGGCAATCCAGCGTTTTCCGCTGCTGCTGGCCTCCCTCAGCTCATCCAGACGTTCATGGTAGCCTGCACGGATAATTCCGCCATCCCGCACCGATACAGGAGCTTCTTCAACGATTGCCCGGTCGATATCCTCGCGCAGCTCGGCACATACATCCATGCTGGCGCCAATCTCCCGCAGCGTCGCCGAGCCGGATGCCATACACATGTCCTTCAGCGCCGGAATCTGGGCGAGCGAC encodes the following:
- a CDS encoding transglycosylase domain-containing protein, with the translated sequence MSRDDISRTNRNRNRGQSSSSSSNSNSNSKGKSKKKKKFLTKRRVLWTLFFSTALAIFCALGGYLFIMLNGQKLLDANEGKLTINPTTKIYDRNAKLIGELALEKSEPVEHKDIPKLLIDAFVATEDKRFFEHSGVDLWSIGRAAVKDIAARSMVEGGSTITQQLAKNIFLTRDKTFFRKATEVSIAVALENEKTKDEIITMYLNRINFGGTIYGIKAASIRYFGQSNLNELKIWQMATLAAMPKGPSRYNPLRNPELSKERRGVVLQLMYEQGYITKDQMDEAKVVNYNYKPPESKQRYQAFIDYAVDEAEDKFGLTEDDLNIGGYKIYTTMDAHAQETVEKAFADSDNFEKSADDELVQGSMTIINQENGSIVALLGGRNYEKKGYSRVDGSRRSPGSSFKPLVAYAPALESGKFTNNSVLSNEKQCFGTYCPNNLHGYSKTISMAAALTKSENIPAVWLLNEIGVNTGFQFAKKLGIKLKDEDKNLSLALGGMSEGTNTLEMAQAYSAFANGGELREAYSIKSITNSDGDTVYKANTKPERVMSENTAYQMTEMMQKVVEDGTGRKAKIDRPVAGKTGTTQSGYDGISSNRDVWFVGYTPEWTAAVWMGYDKPNKKHLLKNSSPLAAAFWGKVMEEALEGVPEKSFPQPEGTDQPEPTATPEAAEPVSGLNAAYDASTMTVNLSWEPASAKGVEYRIYRRETSEAEFSPLLNTVSANVGDISAMPGLTYEYYVTAYYPALDVESEPSATVTVEVQDEQPTQEPEATIDPNLPTDGTGNGGNNGNGQNNGNPDGNNGNGNGNGNGGENGNQGNGSQGNGNQGNGNPGNGNPGDNGSGGEFPSGTPEASPTPPPATIPPTDPAVTTGAGSGNAGTEGATDPVTDPSAGFVDEGNVTQ
- a CDS encoding DUF402 domain-containing protein; this encodes MKRKFGDRANWRRITRRHFACRYVESREFSGYITLYTIYGLKEPLWKSYGRHTYRIADKGYSWLQYFPKDSHYIVTAMFDERQNIVQWYIDTCKVQGVTDQGVPWFDDLYLDVVVLWNGEVFLLDEDELEEALEREDITDSDYNLAWATASSILRSIDAHAFPYFSLSLKHRAELFHHGEFRRK
- a CDS encoding class I SAM-dependent methyltransferase, coding for MIITTGFDPIPAIEMRAKSLAERTGTMYAPRGRLSMSKMAERYKDGEILVVLQESVRLITPGMPPMEFHPSMGFVRAKRIIRGEPDPMLEAARMVPGDSVLDCTAGLGSDSLLFAVYGGEASTVTALESSLPLCALLLEGMSHYISGQEKVNEALRRVRVVHSDHLAYLREQPDNSIDIVYFDPMFRVPLTDSAAISPLRQFANAAALRAESVAEAVRVARKTVLLKEKALSGEFSRLGFTELLRASAKTSYGVISIDN
- the hfq gene encoding RNA chaperone Hfq, whose amino-acid sequence is MNKSINIQDTFLNQLRKENIPATVYLTNGFQIRGIIKAFDNFTIVIDSDGRQQMVYKHAISTFTPQRSVSLMQDSGSEE
- the miaA gene encoding tRNA (adenosine(37)-N6)-dimethylallyltransferase MiaA; amino-acid sequence: MTTETRRRVLVLLGPTAVGKTRLSLELAEAYDAEIISGDSMQVYRGMDIGTAKIKPEEMLGIPHHLIDIHDPRDAYSAAEFQEQGTKLIEEISRKGKLPFIVGGTGLYIESLCYGFRFSEAVADEAFRSEQDAYAEAHGAEALHARLAEVDPESAARLHPNDRRRIIRALEIHHQTKVTLSASHADQKKESPYELCLIGLTMDRKILYKRIEDRIDQMLADGLVAEVEGLLQRGYSRSLVSMQGLGYKEIAAYLAGEMTLDEAVTLLKRDTRRFAKRQLSWFRHMKEIQWINVDESQNFSENFEKIRAIIAGKFLSGLEYTSEQSN
- the mutS gene encoding DNA mismatch repair protein MutS, which gives rise to MANYTPMIQQYLKVKEGAKDAFLFFRLGDFYEMFFEDAILASKELEITLTGREGGGEERIPMCGVPYHAAEGYIQRLIEKGYKVAICEQLDDPAVTKGMVRRDIVRVVTPGTVMDGKIIADKNNNYLVCVTEEDGMMALAACDLTTGELYVTSVLSGAEWLRDEIGIYEPAEIIGDAALLDMLRSEASLLAKPVVYTPWEKREEELARRQFGEAAWVRLEKERGLCLALLISYLSETQRRSLGQLSQISPYEPGNYMILDPFTRRNLELTETVRERSKKGSLLWLLDRTETSMGGRLLRRRIDKPLLQRAPIERRLEAVDYLYNQFIVREDLRGALKEIYDLERLVGRIAFGSANGRDMNALKLSLAQIPALKDMCMASGSATLREIGASMDVCAELREDIDRAIVEEAPVSVRDGGIIRAGYHERLDELREASSSGKRWIAELEAKERQATGIKSLKIGYNKIFGYYIEITRSNLSSLPEGRYERKQTLANTERFVTPELKEKEALILEAQDKMTDLEYSLFIELRDRISAQIPRLQALAEKVAEIDVYQCLAAVSAEHRFVKPKLTDGYDLRITGGRHPVVEAVLKDAAFIANGSTLSKDEGNILLITGPNMAGKSTYMRQVALICILAQIGCFVPAGSAEVPLIDRIFTRIGAADDLIGGQSTFMVEMADIQVMTEKATARSLIIIDELGRGTSTSEGMAIAQAVIEYVHDTIACKALVSTHFHELAHLEQSLQGLRNYSMAVQESGDKVNFLRKLVPGAADSSYGIYCARLAGLPEGIIDRAYGLLQSIEQAAPPGTVSLNYGSGYTEHTGQGIQEKQELAVPPNSGEGPAAGGQAYASTRSGSVHSGGGSSDASLAAVRLETAVSLASSAAEEDNEVVQLSIFGEEEPRKNRKGGAAAPAVKENPLVKELISAVQSADLMNMTPLQAMGLLNELKMKAKEL